The sequence below is a genomic window from Brevibacillus laterosporus.
CAACTTTGCTGGATCATTTGGCTTATCCATCGGTCAGAATGGTTGCGCAGGTATCTATCCAGCAATGTTAGCCGTTATGATTGCCCCTACGGTTGGGATTGATCCATTGACGCCATCCTTTATCTTGACTCTGATTGCTGTCGTAGCGATTAGCTCCTTTGGAGTTGCAGGTGTTGGTGGTGGAGCTACTTTTGCTGCTCTTTTGGTACTATCTACAATGAACATGCCAATAGCTTTAGCTGGTTTGTTAATCTCTGTAGAACCATTGATTGATATGGGGCGTACAGCTCTTAATGTGAGCGGTAGTATGGCAGCTGGAGTGATCACTAGTCGTGTAACGAAAGAATTAGACACCTCAATTTATAATGATCAAATGCAAAAACAAGTAGAAGCATAAGCTAGTACCTCTCTAGTTACAGCGTTTTCGCTCTTTTTACTTACAAAGTGTCGTCTTGAGACAAACTCCTTGTCCTTGACGACACTTTTTTTGCTAGGTTGACAAGCATGTGACATCTTACTATAATTCAGAACAATAAGTATTTGAATGTTACGAAAAGAAGAATGAAGCTGTGAAGAGGAAGAGTAAAGGAAAGCTCTAGTGTCAGAGAGCCGTCTCGTGTGCTGTAAAGATGGTCGCTATCTTTCATTGAAAATCACCTCGGAGCTTTGTTGTGGAACAGATGGGAGCAGAGTAGGGTCAGATCAAACACCAGACGCTCTGCCCCAAGAGTCTCAGTACATAATAACGAGTTGTCCACGTTATCGGACCAAAGTCTATTCCAATTTTCCTCTATCTCGTGTGAATATGGACGGCTCTTTATGTGAGTACCATGGATTGAGGTGGGATAGGACTTGTGGAGTCCGTTTTTGTGAAAAAACGGAGAATGCTCAGTGGTATCGCGACTCTCGCCTAAGCAATGGAAGTAATCTGCTTTCATGTTGGGCGAGTTTTTTTGTTATATGAAAAAGAGAGAGGCGGAGAAACTGATGAATGTAACAACCAGCAAACTCACCATAGAAGATATTCTGGTGGCAAGCCATCTATTGCGAGAAGTAATTGTTAAAACACCTCTGCAACGCAATGCGGTTCTGTCGAATAAATACCAGTGCAATGTGTTCCTTAAGCGGGAGGACTTACAGGTCGTTCGTTCATTTAAGTTGCGTGGCGCTTATTATCTCATGCGTACTTTAACCGAAGAACAAATGAAACGTGGAGTTGTCTGTGCTTCAGCAGGAAATCATGCACAGGGGGTTGCCTATTCCTGTAAAGCGTTAGGGGCGCATGGAACGATTTTTATGCCCACTACAACCCCGCGCCAAAAAGTGTCTCAAGTGAAGCTGTTCGGAGGTGATCAAGTAGAGATTGTTTTGGTCGGCGATACCTTCGATGATTCTTTTTCTGAGGCGATGAAATACGGGAAAGAACATGATATGACGTTCATTCACCCTTTTGATCATGAGAAAATTATTGCAGGTCAAGGTACGGTTGGAATGGAGATCTTAAATGATATGACGGAAGCATTAGATTATCTTTTTGTGGGCATCGGAGGGGGAGGTCTAGCGGCAGGAGTTGGAACATGTGTCAAAGGTATTAGTCCTCTAACAGATGTCATTGGGGTAGAGCCTCAAGGGGCAGCCTCTATGAAGAAGTCTTTTAATGAAAGCCAAGTGGTTGCTATGCAAGAGATTGATACATTTGTGGATGGAGCTGCGGTCAAGCAGGTAGGACAGCTCTCATATGAGCTATGCAAAGAAGTTATTGACGACATCGTCACGGTACCAGAAGGCAAAGTATGCAGTACAATCCTTGATTTATATAATCAAAATGCAATTGTAGCAGAGCCTGCTGGTGCACTTTCAATCGCGGCATTGGATGAATACCAGCATAAAATTAAAGGAAAAAATGTGGTCTGTATCGTCAGCGGAGGAAATAACGATATTGATCGCATGCAAGATTTCAAGGAGCGTTCTCTAATCTATGAGGGGCTCAAGCATTACTTTATCATTAATTTCCCTCAACGTGCTGGGGCACTGCGAGAGTTCCTAGATGAAGTACTTGGACCGACAGATGACATTACTAGATTTGAGTATACCAAGAAAAATAATAAAGATAATGGCCCTGCATTAGTTGGTATCGAATTAAAACAGAAAGACGATTACGAAGCGTTAATGGAGCGGATGAGACAAAAAGGCTTCCCTTTTATGGAAATTAATCATAATCCAACCTTGTTTAACCTGCTGATTTAGTATCAGCGGTTGCAAGGCTTTTTTGTTGATAGAGCTGTTGATCTTACATGAATCCAAATCAGTAAAGTTTGAACAAGAAATAGCCCTCCAACTTGACCATTAGAGGGCATTGCATCGATATCTAGATGATGTGGTAAGTCTTATCTTCATCTGAAGAGCCATTGGTCATGGACTTTCCCTTAATACGTAGGAAGTAATAGATCAAGCAGAACAGAGCGAACACTCCACCGCAATACAAGGCTATTCGCTGATTTTTATCAAATGCTAAGCTGGCAAGTACAACGAGATTGAGCGTCAAACTAATTAACGGTAAGATCGGATAGAATGGAGTCCTAAATTTTAGATCCTTTAATTTCCCGCCATTCTTTAAATAATGTTTACGGAATGCTAACTGAGAGGCAGAAATTGAAATCCAACCAACTTGCGCCCCTAATCCAGCAAGAGAGATCAACCAAAGATAAACGGTATTTTCAGCAAACGCGCTAGATAATAAGGATAATAGGGCAATGGAAAAGGTGAGAAACAACGCGTTCATGGGGACACCTTTTTTGTTTACTTTGCCAAGTGTAGGACTGGCCATTTCTGTTTTTGATAAGGACCACAACATCCTAGTAGCTGCATATAAACCAGAATTAGCTACGGACAGTAATGCCGTAAGGATAACAAAATTCATAATATCGGCGGCATATGGAATACCAATTTTGTCGAATACAATGACGAACGGGCTTTCAATGACCCCTGCTTGTTGATGGGGTATCAAGCCAGCTAGAATCGTGATCGCCAAAACAAAAAAGATAAGTGTTCGCCAAACGGTAGCCCGAATTGACTTAGGAATGTTTTCCTCTGGATTATCACTCTCACCAGCAGCGATGCCAATAAGCTCTGTTCCTTGAAAGGAGAAGTTCACCGTTATCATCGTGAGCAATAGACCCGTAATTCCGTTTGGCAACCAAGAGGTTTCGGCAAAATTGCTCAACATAGGAGCAGCTTCACCACTATGGAATGGTAACACTCCAAACATTGCTGCACCCCCGAGCACAATAAAGGCTAGAATAGCGGCAACCTTGAAACTAGAGAACCAGAATTCGGTCTCGCCAAAAGCTTTGGCTGAAAGGGCATTGAGTAAAAAGAGGACAACACCAAAGATAGCGCACCACATCCAGACCGGTGAATCTGGGAACCAACGTTGCATTAGTAAGCCAGAAGATAAAAGCTCTAAGGCAACTGTTACAGCCCAGCCCAACCAGTATAACCAACCAATGGTAAAGCCCATTGCTGGACTTATAAATTTAGTTGTGTACGTCTGGAATGAACCAGATACAGGCATGGCAACCGATAATTCACCAAGACATAGCATGGTGAGGTACATGATGAAACCACCTACAAGATAGGAGATGACGGCTCCGATCGGACCTGCTTGGCTAATAGTATAGCCAGAGCCCAGGAAGAGCCCTGTACCAATAATTCCGCCGAGTGAGATCATAAATAAGTGTCTACTTTTCAGCGTGCGTTGTAATTCATGAGAGGAACGTTGTTGGGACATGTTCTTCTCTCCTTTCTTTATGATCTCACAGTGAGAATGGGATGTATGCGTTTACACAAAAATATTCTGCAACATTCGTACCAATTGAAATTTTCTGAATTATAAAGATGAATGAAGAGGATATGCAAAAAAAATTGTCGTATTATGTATAAAAAACTTTGCTGCCAATTTTTTTTGCATATGGTACTTACAGATTTTCCTGTTGTAAACGACGTAAGCGATATTGCAAACTTTGTCGACTCATTCCTATATGTTCTGCGGTATGGGATATATTTCCTGCAAATTGATCTAATATTTTTCGGAGATAGATCCCCTCAAAGGTGTGTAACACTTCTTTTAATGGTAAAGAATCTTGCTGTAGGAGGTGCAGGGCTTCTTTAACATGAGATTCATGTACATGTAGTTCAGTGTTAAAAGCTCCAGTCGTATAAGCCCTAGTAGAATGGATGGATGATAAAGAAGTTCCTTCATGACTTGAAGCCGTTGTTAATGGAATCCCGGGTATTGGAGCTGTTGTTGTACCAGGTAGTTTACGGCGAATATGATGGAGAGGCAAATGCTCAAGTTGAATGGAGGTTTCTTCTGTCAGCATCAAATTCATTGCACCTTCAATGAAGTGCTCCAATTCACGAACGTTGCCAGGCCAATCATAATCTCCAAAAAAGCGTTGGACATCTTCGCTTACACCTTCTACATCCATTTGAAACAGACGATTATATTTATGGATAAAGTGACTGGTCAAAGTAGGAATATCCTCACGTCGTTCACGCAGTGGTGGAATGAGTAGGGTAACGACACCTAAACGGTAATATAAATCTTTCCGCAATTTGTTAGCCGAGATAGCTTCGATGGGATCTTCATTAATGGCGGCAATGATTCGGACGTTGAAAGCTCGGTCCTTTGTATCACCAATGCGTCGGATGGTTTTTTCTTGCAAGGCGCGCAACAATTTAGCTTGGAGGGACAAGTTAAGAGAATTTAGTTCATCTAAAAATAAAGTACCGCCTTCTGCTTGCTCAAAAAGGCCGGGTCGTTCTACTGCTCCTGTAAAGGCACCTTTGGTTGTACCAAATAATAGTCCTTCGATTAAGCTGTCAGGTAAAGCTGCACAGTTTTGCGAAATAAAAGGGGATTTGGCTCGCATACTTGCATTATGAATACTTTGTACAAACAACTCTTTGCCTGTTCCAGTCTCGCCTACGATGAGGACGGAGGAAGATGTACGTGCTACTCGATTTGCATGATCAATCATTTCACGAATGGCAGGGCTATTCCCAATAATGCTCGCAAAGGTATAGCGGGTGCTACCGAGTTCTTTTTTTGCTAGATAATTCTCACGTATCAAACGCTCCATTTTGGTTACATCATTGGCAATTTCCACCGCACCGATATTCATTCCTTCTCGTTGTAGAGGAAGAGTGTTATTAATCGTAGTAATTTCTTTTCCTTTGCCATTTAAATAGGTTTGTCTGATTTGGCGCAAGCTCTCTCCTTTTTGTAGAGCTTGAAGCAAGGTGCTTTCTTGATCGGGAGGAAACTGAAATACCTCCAATAGCTTCTTGCCAAGGACATCTTCTTTTTGCATGCCTTCCAGTTCAGCCATTTTACGATTATATAAAATAGAGGTGCCATCCGCGTCGATAACGTGTACACCTTCGTTCATTTCGTCTAAAATATGAGCAACCATTGCAAGAAAGGTTGTTCCGTCCATCAAGGGTGACGTGGACATAGCATTTCACCTCATTCAGTATTTTCATCAATTTGTGTAGTCATTCTATCATAGATGCAGTGAGGTGCAAAATATTTTGGCTTTAAAAACTGTTTGAAAATGATTTGTGCAAATTTTTTTTGCATAATAAGATTATTTAGTGCCAGAAAAGCTTGTTTCTTCAGGTTTTTTGCTGGCATAAAAAATGCATAAGGTTATTCTCAGGTAGATATAGGGAGGGTTATATATGACAACAACAAAGCAAATCATTGATCAGACAGAACAGTTCGGAGCGCATAATTATCATCCACTGCCGATTGTTATTTCCAAAGCAGAGGGCGTTTGGGTAGAAGATCCTGAAGGCACTCGCTATTTAGATATGTTAAGTGCGTATTCTGCCTTGAATCAAGGACATCGCCATCCAAAGATCATTCAAGCACTGAAGGATCAAGCGGATAAGGTAACTTTAACCTCGCGAGCTTTTTACAACGACCAATTAGGTCATTTCTATGAAAAAGTTGCTAATTTGACAAGCAAAGACATGGTTATACCGATGAACTCGGGAGCAGAAGCGGTAGAAACTGCAGTAAAAGCAGTACGTCGTTGGGCGTATGATAGTAAAAAGGTACCAGCTAATCAAGCAGAAATTATTGTTTGTGAAGGGAACTTTCATGGACGTACGATTACTATCACCTCTTTTTCTTCTGCGGATGAATACAAACGGGGCTTTGGACCTTTTACACCTGGGTTCAAAATTATCCCGTATGGAGACATTAAGGCATTAGAAGACGCGATTACGCCTAATACGGCTGCATTTTTGGTGGAACCGATTCAAGGAGAAGCGGGCATCATCATTCCAGAAGAAGGATTCTTACGTGAAGCGCGTCGTCTATGTGACGAGCACAATGTATTGTTGCTAGCGGACGAAATCCAAACTGGTTTTGGGCGTACAGGAAAAATGTTTGCTACAGACTGGGAAGGTATCAAAGCAGATATGTACATCATGGGAAAAGCATTGGGTGGAGGAGTATTCCCAATCTCTGCTGTAGCAGCTGATCGTGAGGTACTGGGCGTATTTGAACCAGGTTCGCACGGGTCTACCTTTGGAGGAAATCCACTAGGCTGTGCAGTAGCAGTGGCGGCGCTCGAAGTGTTGGAAGAAGAAGGTCTAGTGGAACGCTCTCTAGAGCTTGGAGCATATTTTATGGAAAAAATAAAAGAGATTAAGAACCCTCATATTAAAGACGTTCGTGGTAAAGGCTTGTTTATTGGATTAGAGCTAGATACAGAAGCTCGTCCATATTGTGAAAAACTAAAAACCTTGGGCTTGCTGTGCAAGGAAACACATGATACGACTATACGTTTTGCCCCGCCTCTTGTCATTAGTAAGGAAGAGCTGGATTGGGCGATTGAGCGAATTAAGCAAGTATTGGCGTAAAACCAAAGAAGAGCTACTTATATAAGGAAAAGAGCCAGGTGTTCTGGCTCTTTTTTTGTTAGAATTTGTCTATTATTTTTCCCCTTCTTCTTGTTTATTTCTGCTTACTATCCGTGAGGTTTACTTTCCAATCGACATTTGTATATTTCTTTTCCGCAAGGCGATACTTTATAGTCAGCTCTTTTGGCATCTTGGTGAGGTCAGGAATGGTTAAAGTTTCCTTAGATGACTGATATATAGGATAGTATTTCCCTATTTCATCAATTGCTCCCCAAATCGATGTATTCACAACGTTCTCTCCCAAAACACTTTCTATGTCAATAATTGCACTCTTCTCTTCAATATCCACTTTAAAATTTTTAAAATAGGTATTTTTTTGCCTTCTTTATCTGTGGCATCTAACAGAACGGCGACTCGCAACGTATCTGCCATTAATTCTTTTGCTTCTATAGTAATCCCTAGTTGCGTTACTTTTTTATTTAGTTTTTGAACATATCCCTGTGTAGCGGCATTTTTTAATCCTATGTCAGCTTTTTTATTATCCGAAAATAAACGATGCACATTAATGGGGTGATATGCTCCATGCGTCTTTCTACGTCTTGGATAAACGTTTCACAGAGAGGTGGAATGTCCATGTCCACAAGGGCTTCCTCCCAATTCTCCCAGGTTACAAGATTGCTAGGATGTTCGTTTTTTGAAAAAATTTTTTAAAAGGATGTTGTATGCTATCATAACCATGAGACTACGTGAGCGGAGGAGAAAAGAATGACGTTACGCATAACAGATGGAGCTGTATTGGCAAACGGAGTTGTAAAGCCTTGGTTGGGACTTGGCGTCTATAAAGCAGATGACGGTACTGAGGTGGAACAAGCTATTCATATGGCGTTAGAGGCTGGCTATCGCAGTATTGATACAGCGGCAGTGTATGAAAATGAAGCAGGAGTCGGAAAAGCGATTAGGGACAGT
It includes:
- a CDS encoding DUF4179 domain-containing protein, giving the protein MNVHRLFSDNKKADIGLKNAATQGYVQKLNKKVTQLGITIEAKELMADTLRVAVLLDATDKEGKKIPILKILKWILKRRVQLLT
- a CDS encoding amino acid permease translates to MSQQRSSHELQRTLKSRHLFMISLGGIIGTGLFLGSGYTISQAGPIGAVISYLVGGFIMYLTMLCLGELSVAMPVSGSFQTYTTKFISPAMGFTIGWLYWLGWAVTVALELLSSGLLMQRWFPDSPVWMWCAIFGVVLFLLNALSAKAFGETEFWFSSFKVAAILAFIVLGGAAMFGVLPFHSGEAAPMLSNFAETSWLPNGITGLLLTMITVNFSFQGTELIGIAAGESDNPEENIPKSIRATVWRTLIFFVLAITILAGLIPHQQAGVIESPFVIVFDKIGIPYAADIMNFVILTALLSVANSGLYAATRMLWSLSKTEMASPTLGKVNKKGVPMNALFLTFSIALLSLLSSAFAENTVYLWLISLAGLGAQVGWISISASQLAFRKHYLKNGGKLKDLKFRTPFYPILPLISLTLNLVVLASLAFDKNQRIALYCGGVFALFCLIYYFLRIKGKSMTNGSSDEDKTYHII
- the ilvA gene encoding threonine dehydratase, with amino-acid sequence MNVTTSKLTIEDILVASHLLREVIVKTPLQRNAVLSNKYQCNVFLKREDLQVVRSFKLRGAYYLMRTLTEEQMKRGVVCASAGNHAQGVAYSCKALGAHGTIFMPTTTPRQKVSQVKLFGGDQVEIVLVGDTFDDSFSEAMKYGKEHDMTFIHPFDHEKIIAGQGTVGMEILNDMTEALDYLFVGIGGGGLAAGVGTCVKGISPLTDVIGVEPQGAASMKKSFNESQVVAMQEIDTFVDGAAVKQVGQLSYELCKEVIDDIVTVPEGKVCSTILDLYNQNAIVAEPAGALSIAALDEYQHKIKGKNVVCIVSGGNNDIDRMQDFKERSLIYEGLKHYFIINFPQRAGALREFLDEVLGPTDDITRFEYTKKNNKDNGPALVGIELKQKDDYEALMERMRQKGFPFMEINHNPTLFNLLI
- a CDS encoding PAS domain S-box protein — encoded protein: MSTSPLMDGTTFLAMVAHILDEMNEGVHVIDADGTSILYNRKMAELEGMQKEDVLGKKLLEVFQFPPDQESTLLQALQKGESLRQIRQTYLNGKGKEITTINNTLPLQREGMNIGAVEIANDVTKMERLIRENYLAKKELGSTRYTFASIIGNSPAIREMIDHANRVARTSSSVLIVGETGTGKELFVQSIHNASMRAKSPFISQNCAALPDSLIEGLLFGTTKGAFTGAVERPGLFEQAEGGTLFLDELNSLNLSLQAKLLRALQEKTIRRIGDTKDRAFNVRIIAAINEDPIEAISANKLRKDLYYRLGVVTLLIPPLRERREDIPTLTSHFIHKYNRLFQMDVEGVSEDVQRFFGDYDWPGNVRELEHFIEGAMNLMLTEETSIQLEHLPLHHIRRKLPGTTTAPIPGIPLTTASSHEGTSLSSIHSTRAYTTGAFNTELHVHESHVKEALHLLQQDSLPLKEVLHTFEGIYLRKILDQFAGNISHTAEHIGMSRQSLQYRLRRLQQENL
- a CDS encoding ornithine--oxo-acid transaminase — encoded protein: MTTTKQIIDQTEQFGAHNYHPLPIVISKAEGVWVEDPEGTRYLDMLSAYSALNQGHRHPKIIQALKDQADKVTLTSRAFYNDQLGHFYEKVANLTSKDMVIPMNSGAEAVETAVKAVRRWAYDSKKVPANQAEIIVCEGNFHGRTITITSFSSADEYKRGFGPFTPGFKIIPYGDIKALEDAITPNTAAFLVEPIQGEAGIIIPEEGFLREARRLCDEHNVLLLADEIQTGFGRTGKMFATDWEGIKADMYIMGKALGGGVFPISAVAADREVLGVFEPGSHGSTFGGNPLGCAVAVAALEVLEEEGLVERSLELGAYFMEKIKEIKNPHIKDVRGKGLFIGLELDTEARPYCEKLKTLGLLCKETHDTTIRFAPPLVISKEELDWAIERIKQVLA